CCCAACTACGATCCTGGCTCCGAACACGGATTCGTCATCATCCAAAGTAATATCGCGTACTTCGGAAGTCTCATCGCAATCTTCGCTGGATACGCCTCTGTTACGAGCGATCAAGCGAGTGGACGAATACGACTGCTACTGAAACTCCCGTACGCCCGCTGGAGGTACGTTTTTGAGAAGTATCTCGGCGAAGGACTCGCACTCGGTACGTTTACCGCGCTCGCAATTCTCGGCGGACTCACAGTTTCGGCGACTATCTATGGCCAGCCACCGGTTTTGACAGCAGTCACTGTCCCGCTGTTATCGATCGGCTATCTGTTCGTTTGGCTCTCGTTTGCGGTGGCCACCTCAGTGGTCGCTAAAACTGGCCGTCAGGCGATTACCGTCGTTATCTCTGTATACTTACTGCCGATGGCTTGGACGTTAGTAACGCCAGCTGTAAGCTGGCTGGTTGGAGATGATCCCGCCCTCTTTCTGTTCGTAGAGCGACTGCTTCCGATGAACGCGTACTTTGCCGCGACTAATTGGGCGATCGGTGTCCCAAACTCACATGGTCCCGCGAGAGACGTATTAACAAAGGTTCTTACCGATATTCCGCGGCCAACGACGATTATCGTATCTGAGCTTTTTGAGTCAGTTCCATGGTTTCTCTCAGGATGGGTATCGGTTCTCGTACTTGTAATATGGGGACTCGTTCCAATGCTACTGGCTTGTCGGCGGTTTGCGACTGCCGATATCGCCTAGTTCGACTCAACTTGCGGGATGGCCTTCTGTGTCTCAAGGTACGCTCGCATATTGGAATATCAACATGTAGTATGATCGCGGGCGTGCGAGATTCCACATCTGGTGGCAACAATTAGTGAATCATCTCAGAGACAAGTCAAGGGAAATCTAAGCGGTCCCGTATCCAGCACATCGCTCCGCGATGTGCGAGACCCCGAGGCACTC
This genomic stretch from Halogeometricum borinquense DSM 11551 harbors:
- a CDS encoding ABC transporter permease codes for the protein MYGLFLCGLGVAQMLGIGASPNYDPGSEHGFVIIQSNIAYFGSLIAIFAGYASVTSDQASGRIRLLLKLPYARWRYVFEKYLGEGLALGTFTALAILGGLTVSATIYGQPPVLTAVTVPLLSIGYLFVWLSFAVATSVVAKTGRQAITVVISVYLLPMAWTLVTPAVSWLVGDDPALFLFVERLLPMNAYFAATNWAIGVPNSHGPARDVLTKVLTDIPRPTTIIVSELFESVPWFLSGWVSVLVLVIWGLVPMLLACRRFATADIA